One genomic window of Polynucleobacter sp. HIN11 includes the following:
- a CDS encoding histone deacetylase family protein, producing the protein MSTAYISHPDFMKHEMGRHHPECPERIAAIEDQLIQSRLDTHLKRIDPPLASDADITRVHSEDHLAFVKSKAPSSGYSMIDGDTIMNPATLTVSLRAAGAAIVAVDAVMQGEVNNAFCAIRPPGHHAEPHRSMGFCVFNNVAIAARYAIEKYGLERVAVIDFDVHHGNGTEAAFINDPHVLMCSFFQHPFYPYSGLDGGDNMVNVPLPATTNGKIVRDMISKTWIPRLDEFKPQLIIISAGFDAHREDDLGQMGLVEDDYVWMTKQLMEVANRHCDGKIVSCLEGGYNLSALGRSVVAHLKTLAEI; encoded by the coding sequence ATGAGCACAGCCTACATCAGCCATCCTGATTTTATGAAACACGAGATGGGTCGCCATCATCCAGAGTGCCCTGAGCGAATTGCCGCCATTGAGGATCAGCTAATTCAGAGTCGTCTGGATACGCATTTAAAACGGATTGATCCGCCACTCGCGTCGGACGCTGACATCACACGAGTACACAGCGAAGATCATTTAGCATTTGTGAAGAGTAAGGCTCCGAGTAGTGGCTACTCGATGATTGATGGCGATACCATCATGAACCCAGCAACGTTGACAGTCTCCTTGCGTGCAGCCGGCGCAGCAATAGTAGCAGTGGATGCCGTGATGCAAGGTGAGGTCAATAATGCATTTTGTGCGATTCGGCCTCCGGGACATCATGCCGAGCCTCATCGCTCGATGGGATTTTGTGTATTTAATAATGTGGCAATCGCCGCGCGTTATGCCATCGAAAAGTATGGCTTAGAACGTGTCGCCGTGATTGATTTTGACGTGCATCACGGTAATGGCACAGAGGCCGCATTCATCAATGACCCGCATGTACTAATGTGCAGTTTTTTTCAACATCCCTTTTACCCCTACAGTGGTTTAGATGGTGGTGACAATATGGTCAACGTGCCCTTACCAGCAACTACCAACGGTAAGATCGTCCGTGACATGATTAGTAAAACCTGGATCCCACGACTTGATGAATTCAAACCACAGCTCATTATTATTTCAGCCGGTTTTGACGCTCATCGTGAGGATGATTTAGGCCAAATGGGCCTGGTTGAAGACGATTACGTATGGATGACCAAGCAATTAATGGAGGTTGCTAATCGCCATTGTGACGGTAAGATTGTGAGTTGCCTTGAGGGTGGATATAACCTTTCTGCATTGGGGCGTAGCGTGGTTGCTCACCTGAAAACCTTGGCCGAGATTTAA
- a CDS encoding UDP-glucose dehydrogenase family protein, with amino-acid sequence MKVTIVGSGYVGLVTGACLAELGNTVFCLDLDQKKIDILNSGGVPIYEPGLQEMIARNRAAGRIQFSTDVAAAVQHGEIQFIAVGTPPDEDGSADLQYVIAAARNIGKHMNGPKVIVDKSTVPVGTAEKVTAAITEELKTRNLDPAWCSVVSNPEFLKEGAAVEDFMRPDRIVIGTNQDAAGLRAKELMRKLYAPFNRHHERTYYMDVKSAELTKYAANAMLATRISFMNELANLADAVGADIESVRQGIGSDSRIGYGFLYAGTGYGGSCFPKDVSALSKTALQHGRDLKILEAVEAVNRQQKTILIEKITKRFGENLSNHRFAVWGLAFKPNTDDMREAPSRFIIAALVKRGAQVMAHDPVAMPEAQHAFEIDFQGKPDQLQKISLVKTPEDALVGASALIIVTEWKAFRSPDFDYLKQAMKNPIIFDGRNLYEPQSMTELDFEYYGIGRHN; translated from the coding sequence TTGAAAGTCACCATTGTCGGTAGTGGATATGTAGGATTAGTTACAGGGGCATGTCTAGCCGAACTCGGAAATACGGTTTTTTGCTTAGATCTCGATCAGAAAAAGATCGATATCTTAAATTCGGGTGGAGTTCCAATTTACGAACCGGGGTTGCAAGAGATGATCGCCCGTAATCGAGCGGCTGGACGTATTCAATTTTCGACCGATGTGGCAGCAGCTGTTCAGCATGGTGAAATTCAGTTTATTGCGGTGGGTACCCCGCCTGATGAGGATGGCTCAGCCGATTTGCAGTATGTGATTGCGGCAGCACGCAATATTGGCAAACATATGAATGGCCCTAAGGTGATTGTTGATAAGTCAACGGTGCCAGTTGGTACCGCCGAGAAAGTTACGGCAGCTATTACCGAGGAATTAAAAACACGCAATTTAGATCCTGCATGGTGTTCAGTGGTCTCCAATCCTGAGTTTTTGAAAGAGGGTGCTGCGGTGGAAGATTTTATGCGTCCCGATCGCATTGTGATTGGTACCAATCAGGATGCTGCGGGTCTACGCGCTAAAGAATTAATGCGCAAACTTTATGCACCATTTAATCGGCATCATGAGCGCACCTATTACATGGATGTAAAGAGTGCCGAGCTTACAAAATATGCTGCCAATGCAATGCTGGCTACCCGTATCTCCTTTATGAACGAGCTTGCCAATTTAGCCGATGCGGTTGGAGCTGATATTGAGTCCGTTCGCCAAGGGATTGGCTCAGATTCCCGGATTGGTTATGGATTTTTATACGCAGGAACGGGCTATGGAGGCTCTTGCTTTCCAAAGGATGTATCGGCTCTATCTAAAACTGCTCTGCAGCATGGGCGCGATCTTAAAATTTTAGAGGCTGTCGAGGCAGTCAATCGTCAACAAAAAACAATCTTGATTGAGAAGATTACCAAGCGTTTTGGTGAGAATCTTTCTAATCATCGATTTGCGGTGTGGGGTTTAGCATTTAAACCCAATACAGACGATATGCGTGAAGCACCTAGTCGATTCATTATTGCGGCGTTAGTTAAGCGTGGCGCACAGGTAATGGCTCATGATCCAGTTGCAATGCCTGAGGCACAACACGCCTTTGAGATCGATTTTCAAGGAAAACCAGATCAGCTTCAAAAAATTTCCTTAGTAAAAACTCCTGAGGATGCCTTGGTAGGAGCTAGCGCATTAATTATTGTGACCGAGTGGAAAGCATTCCGTAGCCCTGATTTTGATTATCTAAAACAGGCGATGAAGAACCCAATCATTTTTGATGGACGCAACCTTTACGAACCCCAGTCGATGACCGAGCTGGATTTTGAGTATTACGGGATTGGTCGGCATAATTAA
- the rfaD gene encoding ADP-glyceromanno-heptose 6-epimerase — translation MTYIVTGAAGFVGANIVRALNARGEKNIIAVDDLRPADKYRNLADLDIADYIDKNDFLEGFHEGWFGKVKAVFHEGACSDTMETDGVFMMNNNYQYSINLYEICTDQKVPFLYASSAATYGGSDTFVEDRQYEKPLNIYGYSKFLFDQYMRARMAEKAPTAQVVGFRYFNVYGPRESHKGRMASVAFHHYHQFKNNQTVKLFGEYGGYAPGQQSRDFVSVEDVVKVNLFFLDHPEKSGIFNLGTGRAQPFNDVALATVNTMRKLADQPALPLADLVQQGLIQYIPFPDDLRGKYQCFTQADLTQLRAAGYNDSFLDVENGVSQYIAWLSANSDFLANPL, via the coding sequence GTGACCTATATCGTGACTGGTGCCGCCGGATTTGTAGGTGCGAATATTGTTCGTGCTTTAAATGCCCGTGGAGAAAAAAATATTATTGCAGTCGATGATTTGCGACCTGCAGATAAATATCGCAATCTAGCCGATTTGGATATTGCTGATTACATCGATAAGAATGATTTTTTAGAGGGCTTTCATGAGGGCTGGTTTGGTAAGGTAAAGGCAGTATTCCATGAGGGCGCATGTTCAGACACGATGGAGACCGATGGGGTTTTCATGATGAACAATAACTATCAATACTCCATCAATCTCTATGAGATATGCACCGATCAAAAGGTCCCATTTCTTTATGCATCATCGGCTGCAACCTATGGAGGATCCGATACGTTTGTAGAGGATCGGCAGTATGAGAAGCCTCTGAACATTTATGGCTACTCAAAGTTTCTGTTTGACCAATATATGCGTGCTCGTATGGCTGAGAAGGCCCCGACGGCTCAGGTAGTTGGCTTTCGGTATTTCAATGTGTATGGCCCACGTGAGTCTCATAAGGGCAGGATGGCCTCGGTTGCATTTCATCATTACCATCAGTTCAAAAATAATCAAACGGTCAAATTATTTGGTGAGTATGGCGGCTATGCACCTGGTCAGCAATCACGGGATTTTGTATCGGTTGAAGATGTGGTGAAGGTGAACCTCTTCTTTTTGGATCATCCAGAAAAGAGTGGTATTTTTAACCTTGGCACAGGTCGTGCTCAACCGTTTAACGACGTTGCGCTGGCAACTGTAAATACCATGCGTAAACTGGCCGATCAACCAGCGTTACCATTGGCAGATTTAGTGCAACAAGGTCTCATTCAATATATTCCATTTCCCGATGACTTACGGGGCAAATATCAGTGCTTCACGCAAGCCGATTTAACTCAATTAAGGGCGGCAGGCTATAACGATAGCTTCTTAGATGTTGAGAATGGTGTCAGCCAATACATTGCCTGGCTATCAGCAAATTCTGATTTTTTAGCAAATCCCCTCTAG
- a CDS encoding ComEA family DNA-binding protein translates to MGLSTLFHTSAKAVSKGSMIGMTALALALPLGITLANAAPVNVNTASQTELESIRGLGPSKAKAIIAEREKGGAFYDSYDLQSRVRGIGERSVSKLMENGLKIEGQSGYRETKSGSRSEMRSTKKTSKYQAKAPAAENERSTGSRQRY, encoded by the coding sequence ATGGGTTTATCGACTCTGTTTCACACATCTGCTAAAGCTGTATCTAAAGGATCGATGATTGGCATGACGGCATTAGCGCTGGCACTTCCTCTTGGCATAACTCTTGCAAATGCTGCTCCAGTCAATGTCAATACGGCCAGTCAGACCGAGTTAGAGAGTATTCGTGGGCTTGGGCCGTCAAAAGCGAAGGCAATTATTGCGGAGCGAGAAAAGGGTGGTGCGTTTTATGACTCATATGATCTGCAATCACGGGTTCGGGGTATTGGCGAGCGCTCGGTTAGTAAATTAATGGAGAATGGTTTGAAAATCGAGGGTCAAAGTGGGTACCGTGAGACAAAAAGTGGCTCACGCTCAGAGATGCGTTCCACAAAAAAGACGTCCAAGTATCAGGCTAAAGCGCCTGCGGCGGAGAACGAGCGGTCGACTGGTTCGCGTCAGCGCTATTGA
- the lapB gene encoding lipopolysaccharide assembly protein LapB: MIQIETGWLLLIPIFFGLGWLASRWDLRLEARQDERERLKQQRSTFKGLNLLLNEQPDQAIETLVKVAQLDPETVDLHFSLGNLFRRRGETERAIRVHQHLANREDLKPRDRDHAAYELGRDFLRAGLLDRAEASLNQVGAGKYAIPAKESLLEMYQIEKDWKKAIIAANELQGLQDKSHQLEIAQFYCEIAQEALRRADFPEANEAIHHALSAIPNHARALILQGDYYLANERPQQAIDVWAIVAKENPAYMHLVADRWMAAHHAVNQVDLGLDQLLALLKTQAIGELLDIVHKHMMQVRGAKAAEAMLIDVMQHSPTLSALSKLAETRLALAEVTGPETRVADLKSTLGLLKQRTTALARYTCGNCGFRARRFYWQCPGCNHWEAYSPRRTEGAVPSGPSM; this comes from the coding sequence ATGATTCAAATTGAAACCGGTTGGTTACTTCTAATCCCCATATTCTTCGGTTTGGGTTGGCTAGCTTCTCGCTGGGATTTGCGCTTAGAGGCGCGCCAAGATGAGCGTGAACGACTAAAACAGCAACGCTCGACCTTTAAAGGCTTAAACCTGTTGCTCAATGAGCAGCCCGATCAGGCGATAGAAACCTTGGTCAAGGTTGCTCAATTGGACCCAGAAACAGTCGATCTGCATTTTTCACTGGGTAATTTATTTCGCCGTCGTGGTGAGACCGAGCGAGCGATTCGCGTTCATCAACATCTGGCTAATCGTGAAGATTTAAAACCGCGCGATCGAGATCATGCTGCATATGAGCTGGGACGTGATTTTTTGCGTGCCGGTCTATTGGATCGTGCTGAAGCGTCTCTCAATCAGGTCGGTGCTGGCAAATATGCCATACCCGCTAAAGAGAGTCTTCTCGAGATGTATCAAATTGAGAAGGACTGGAAAAAGGCCATTATTGCTGCTAATGAACTTCAGGGCTTGCAAGATAAAAGCCATCAATTGGAGATTGCGCAGTTTTATTGCGAGATTGCACAAGAGGCGCTACGACGTGCTGATTTTCCCGAAGCAAATGAGGCCATCCATCACGCCCTATCCGCAATTCCAAACCATGCCAGAGCCTTAATCTTGCAGGGTGATTACTATTTGGCCAACGAGCGCCCCCAACAGGCGATCGATGTCTGGGCAATTGTGGCGAAAGAGAATCCCGCTTATATGCATTTAGTAGCTGATCGGTGGATGGCTGCACATCATGCTGTCAACCAAGTCGATCTTGGTTTGGATCAATTACTCGCTCTCCTCAAAACCCAAGCCATTGGTGAGCTCTTAGACATCGTGCATAAGCATATGATGCAAGTTCGGGGGGCTAAGGCGGCCGAAGCCATGTTAATCGATGTGATGCAGCATTCTCCGACACTTAGTGCATTATCGAAGTTAGCGGAGACGCGTTTAGCCTTGGCAGAAGTAACAGGACCCGAGACACGGGTGGCGGATTTAAAGTCTACCCTTGGGTTACTCAAGCAGCGGACAACCGCTTTGGCACGTTATACCTGTGGAAATTGCGGATTTCGGGCAAGGCGTTTTTATTGGCAATGCCCTGGCTGTAATCATTGGGAGGCATACTCACCCCGACGGACTGAGGGTGCAGTCCCAAGCGGCCCGTCGATGTAA
- a CDS encoding electron transfer flavoprotein subunit beta/FixA family protein, with protein sequence MKVLVAVKRVVDYNVKVRVKSDQSGVDIANVKMSMNPFDEIAVEEAVRLKEAGLVTEVIAFSAGPQACQETLRTALAIGADRAILCETDIELQPLAVAKLLQAIYSKEQPQLIIMGKQAIDDDSNQTGQMLAALLNLPQATFASKVTISNGQASVTREVDGGLETVAVSLPAVITTDLRLNEPRYVTLPNIMKAKKKQLDIVKPNDLGIDITPRLKTIRVEEPPKRSAGIKVPDVATLIDKLKNEAKVL encoded by the coding sequence ATGAAGGTTTTGGTCGCAGTTAAGCGAGTGGTCGATTACAACGTGAAGGTTCGCGTTAAATCCGATCAATCGGGGGTGGACATTGCTAATGTCAAAATGAGCATGAATCCCTTTGATGAAATTGCTGTTGAAGAGGCGGTTCGACTCAAAGAGGCAGGCCTTGTTACAGAAGTTATTGCTTTTTCAGCAGGCCCTCAAGCATGCCAAGAGACATTAAGAACTGCCTTAGCGATCGGCGCAGACCGCGCAATTTTATGCGAGACGGATATCGAATTACAGCCTTTAGCAGTTGCTAAATTGCTTCAAGCCATCTATTCCAAAGAGCAGCCTCAGCTCATCATTATGGGTAAGCAGGCGATTGATGATGATAGTAACCAAACCGGGCAAATGTTAGCCGCCTTGCTCAATCTGCCCCAGGCAACATTTGCTTCTAAGGTGACTATTAGTAATGGGCAGGCATCGGTCACTCGCGAGGTTGATGGCGGTCTTGAGACTGTTGCAGTTTCTTTGCCTGCTGTGATCACGACCGATCTTCGCTTAAATGAGCCGCGTTACGTCACTCTACCCAACATCATGAAAGCCAAGAAAAAGCAGTTGGATATTGTCAAGCCCAATGATCTAGGGATTGATATTACCCCGCGGCTGAAAACCATTCGGGTCGAGGAGCCACCAAAGCGCTCAGCAGGTATCAAAGTGCCGGATGTGGCAACTTTGATTGATAAGTTAAAAAACGAAGCAAAGGTACTGTAA
- the cysM gene encoding cysteine synthase CysM, with product MTQSNPSAALYPTISQTIGNTPLVRLQRIPGVENERRGNVILGKLEGNNPAGSVKDRPALSMIKHAELRGDIKPGDTLIEATSGNTGIAIAMVGAMLGYKIILVMPENQSLERRQSMAAYGAELILTSSSGGMELARDYAEQLQKEGRGKLLDQFANPDNPRAHIETTGPEIWCDTHGQITHFVSAMGTTGTITGVSTYLKSMNPEIQIIGGQPEEGSQIPGIRKWAPAYLPKIYQAERVDRIEYVTQAEAEEMARRMAKEEGIFCGVSAAGALVIALRVAQTVENATIVFIVCDRGDRYLSTGVFPA from the coding sequence ATGACCCAATCTAATCCATCTGCGGCTCTCTATCCAACGATTTCTCAAACCATTGGCAATACCCCTTTGGTTCGCTTACAGCGTATTCCTGGTGTGGAGAATGAGCGGCGCGGTAATGTGATTTTGGGTAAGTTAGAGGGTAATAATCCAGCCGGGTCGGTCAAGGATCGACCCGCGCTCTCCATGATTAAGCACGCTGAATTACGAGGCGATATTAAACCTGGCGATACCTTAATTGAGGCTACGAGTGGCAATACCGGTATTGCGATTGCCATGGTTGGGGCGATGTTGGGTTACAAAATTATTTTGGTCATGCCCGAAAACCAAAGTCTTGAGCGTCGACAGAGCATGGCTGCATATGGTGCAGAACTTATTTTGACCTCTAGCTCAGGCGGGATGGAGTTGGCTCGAGATTACGCAGAGCAACTACAGAAAGAGGGTCGTGGCAAGCTATTGGATCAATTTGCCAACCCAGATAATCCGCGGGCTCACATTGAGACCACGGGGCCAGAGATTTGGTGTGATACACATGGTCAGATTACTCATTTTGTTTCCGCAATGGGGACTACGGGAACGATTACTGGCGTATCGACGTATCTAAAGTCCATGAATCCAGAAATCCAAATTATTGGTGGGCAGCCCGAAGAAGGCTCGCAGATTCCTGGAATTCGGAAATGGGCACCCGCCTACTTGCCTAAAATCTATCAAGCTGAACGTGTCGATCGAATTGAGTATGTGACCCAGGCGGAGGCTGAAGAAATGGCCCGTCGTATGGCTAAGGAAGAAGGTATCTTTTGTGGTGTGTCAGCTGCAGGCGCTTTAGTGATTGCGCTACGCGTTGCTCAAACGGTTGAAAATGCTACGATCGTATTCATTGTGTGCGATCGGGGCGATCGCTATTTATCGACAGGTGTATTCCCAGCCTAG
- the rfaE1 gene encoding D-glycero-beta-D-manno-heptose-7-phosphate kinase, translating into MTEKADRTQFSKARLLVVGDVMLDRYWFGDTSRISPEAPVPVVQVGKIDERLGGAANVARNASALGAQTSLLGVIGVDEAGKRVEALLQDSGVQSYLQADPKVPTTVKLRVIARQQQLIRLDFEETPSSNSLAQKLKQFETLLPKADVVILSDYGKGALEQVASMIALAKAKNKIVLVDPKGDAYSKYQGATVLTPNRSELRQVVGAWSSEAELTQKAQALREQLQVEALLLTRSEEGMTLFTSAGASHVRAQAREVFDVSGAGDTVIATLAVALAAKWPLERAMALANRAGGIVVGKLGTATVCAEELQ; encoded by the coding sequence ATGACTGAGAAAGCTGACCGAACACAATTTAGTAAAGCACGCCTTTTGGTGGTGGGTGATGTCATGCTCGATCGTTATTGGTTTGGTGATACTAGTCGCATCTCGCCTGAGGCCCCAGTTCCTGTGGTGCAGGTTGGAAAGATTGATGAGCGCTTGGGGGGCGCGGCTAATGTGGCCCGCAATGCCTCGGCTTTAGGAGCGCAAACCAGTCTTCTAGGGGTGATTGGAGTGGATGAGGCTGGTAAACGTGTAGAAGCCTTATTGCAAGATAGTGGTGTACAAAGCTACTTACAAGCTGATCCCAAAGTACCCACGACGGTTAAGTTAAGAGTGATTGCCCGTCAGCAGCAATTAATCCGTTTGGACTTTGAAGAGACCCCGAGTTCCAATTCGTTAGCACAGAAACTGAAACAGTTCGAGACATTATTGCCCAAAGCAGATGTTGTTATCTTGTCCGACTATGGCAAGGGCGCGTTGGAGCAAGTGGCCAGTATGATTGCCTTAGCAAAAGCCAAGAATAAGATTGTTTTGGTCGACCCAAAGGGTGATGCATATTCGAAGTATCAGGGGGCTACTGTGTTGACGCCCAATCGCAGTGAATTGCGGCAAGTGGTTGGCGCATGGTCCAGCGAAGCGGAGCTCACCCAAAAGGCTCAAGCCTTGAGAGAGCAGCTTCAGGTTGAGGCCTTATTATTAACTCGCTCTGAGGAGGGTATGACATTATTTACCTCTGCGGGTGCAAGTCATGTGCGTGCGCAGGCCCGCGAGGTATTTGATGTATCAGGCGCTGGTGATACCGTCATTGCTACTCTAGCAGTAGCCTTGGCAGCAAAATGGCCTTTGGAGCGTGCGATGGCCTTAGCCAATCGCGCTGGAGGAATAGTGGTCGGTAAATTGGGAACAGCAACCGTTTGTGCAGAGGAGCTACAGTGA
- a CDS encoding electron transfer flavoprotein subunit alpha/FixB family protein, translated as MAALVLAEHDQQSLKMATHHAVSAAKQCANVVDILVVGHDVDTIVQEASKIEGIGKVLYANAPHFANQLPEAVAEQILALAPNYDYFLAPATAHGKSVMPRVAAKLDVAQLSDITKVVSADQFERPIYAGNAIATVQTIDSKKVITVRTTNFDLAGTSGSCSIESISPVQPFAASQFVGRELTKSDRPELSAAKIIVSGGRGLGSAEKYKELIEPLADKLGAALGASRAAVDAGYVPNDYQVGQTGKIVAPQLYIAVGISGAIQHLAGMKDSKVIVAINKDPDAPIFGVADYGLVGDLFTLVPELTASI; from the coding sequence ATGGCTGCACTGGTTCTCGCTGAGCACGATCAGCAATCATTAAAAATGGCCACGCATCATGCAGTAAGCGCTGCTAAGCAATGCGCTAATGTGGTTGATATTTTGGTAGTGGGCCATGATGTGGATACGATAGTCCAAGAAGCCAGCAAGATTGAGGGGATTGGAAAGGTTCTTTATGCCAATGCACCGCATTTTGCCAACCAGTTACCGGAGGCAGTTGCGGAGCAAATTCTTGCCCTAGCCCCAAACTATGACTATTTTTTAGCGCCCGCTACGGCACACGGTAAGAGTGTGATGCCCCGGGTTGCGGCGAAGCTGGACGTTGCTCAGCTTTCCGATATCACTAAGGTGGTGTCTGCCGATCAATTTGAGCGGCCCATTTATGCGGGTAACGCAATTGCGACGGTTCAAACGATTGACTCTAAAAAAGTGATTACGGTACGAACCACGAATTTTGATCTTGCTGGGACTAGCGGATCATGCTCTATCGAATCAATTTCTCCGGTACAGCCATTTGCCGCAAGTCAATTTGTTGGTCGCGAGTTAACCAAATCAGACCGTCCTGAGTTGTCGGCTGCAAAAATTATTGTTTCTGGGGGTCGTGGGCTTGGCTCTGCCGAGAAATACAAGGAGTTGATTGAGCCATTAGCAGACAAGCTTGGCGCTGCTCTCGGCGCTTCCCGTGCTGCAGTGGATGCAGGTTATGTACCTAATGATTATCAAGTGGGTCAAACTGGGAAAATTGTAGCTCCTCAGCTTTATATTGCAGTGGGTATCTCTGGAGCAATTCAGCATCTTGCTGGCATGAAAGACTCCAAAGTCATTGTGGCGATTAACAAAGATCCAGATGCACCAATTTTTGGTGTCGCCGACTACGGACTCGTTGGTGATTTGTTTACTCTTGTACCTGAGTTAACTGCCTCGATCTAA
- a CDS encoding lytic murein transglycosylase, with amino-acid sequence MNFLPFFSSLALTILLGACASPTPPSTAPNPQSTKPEVEVRTDKATVSSAKRDPSSLKALLDQISRQQNIPLGLLEDGFKDVQHLSQVKQLVAPPPVSFQKNWRVYRSRFVEPVRIRAGFAFIEQNRAALEAAESESGVPHQVIAAIIGVETIYGRQMGNFRVKDVLSTLAFDYPEAPNQAARELLFQNQLKDLIILCWQEAKNRQDAFNRCLNQRSSYAGAIGLPQFMPGSILQFATDGDGDGVIDLRNSRRDAIFSVANFLKVHGWQPGMPIYFPVIQNEQTQAKIIELADGQPIAKITVAELIQLGILQPSNGDLLQGGVEPSSKALIIDLPSPGVNQEPEILYVVGLQNFLSIVNYNRSYFYAQSVAEFAQALGYENKSVLARDQIDKPGPGPVPTHKNRSSTAKATKKDSKAKKSSKPSKSNN; translated from the coding sequence TTGAACTTTCTACCGTTTTTCTCCAGCCTGGCACTAACGATTCTGTTGGGCGCCTGTGCATCGCCCACTCCACCAAGCACAGCACCTAATCCTCAGTCCACAAAACCCGAAGTAGAGGTTCGTACTGATAAGGCTACTGTATCTAGCGCTAAACGAGATCCGTCTTCGCTCAAGGCGCTTCTCGATCAGATCTCGCGGCAGCAAAATATCCCTTTGGGATTGCTCGAAGATGGCTTTAAAGATGTTCAACATCTATCCCAAGTCAAACAATTAGTTGCTCCTCCGCCTGTTAGCTTTCAAAAAAACTGGCGGGTATATCGTTCGCGCTTTGTGGAACCCGTCCGTATTCGAGCTGGCTTTGCCTTTATCGAGCAAAATCGTGCTGCTCTAGAAGCTGCCGAATCGGAATCTGGCGTTCCTCATCAAGTGATTGCGGCGATTATTGGGGTGGAGACGATTTATGGTCGTCAAATGGGAAACTTCCGGGTCAAGGATGTACTAAGCACGCTTGCTTTTGACTATCCAGAGGCGCCCAATCAAGCAGCGCGTGAGCTCCTTTTTCAGAATCAACTGAAAGACCTAATTATTTTGTGCTGGCAAGAAGCAAAGAATCGGCAAGATGCGTTTAATCGTTGCCTCAATCAAAGAAGCTCTTATGCAGGCGCCATTGGCCTTCCCCAGTTTATGCCTGGAAGTATTTTGCAATTTGCCACCGATGGGGATGGGGATGGCGTAATTGATCTTCGCAATAGTCGACGTGACGCAATCTTTAGTGTTGCCAACTTCCTTAAAGTCCATGGCTGGCAACCTGGTATGCCCATCTACTTTCCTGTCATTCAAAATGAGCAAACTCAAGCAAAAATTATTGAGCTGGCCGATGGTCAGCCGATTGCTAAAATTACAGTTGCAGAATTAATTCAGCTCGGTATTTTGCAGCCCAGCAACGGCGATCTACTGCAAGGCGGGGTTGAACCCAGTAGCAAAGCCTTGATTATTGATTTACCATCGCCTGGAGTTAATCAAGAGCCTGAGATCCTTTATGTTGTTGGACTCCAAAACTTCCTCAGTATTGTGAACTACAACCGTAGTTACTTTTACGCTCAAAGTGTTGCTGAATTTGCGCAGGCGCTAGGGTATGAAAACAAAAGTGTACTTGCACGAGACCAGATCGATAAACCAGGGCCGGGCCCAGTGCCCACCCATAAAAATCGATCATCAACAGCCAAAGCAACTAAGAAAGATAGTAAAGCGAAGAAATCGAGTAAGCCATCGAAGTCAAATAACTAG